The following proteins are co-located in the Phytoactinopolyspora mesophila genome:
- the typA gene encoding translational GTPase TypA, protein MPMRSRDDLRNVAIVAHVDHGKTTLVDAMLWQSGVFRANQDVADRVLDSGDLEREKGITILAKNTAVRWGETTINIIDTPGHADFGGEVERGLSMVDGVVLLVDASEGPLPQTRFVLRKALAAGLPIVLVVNKTDRPDARIAEVVEESYDLVLDLAEDIAGDALGTMLDFPVVYACARDGKASLERPADGAVPDSEDLGPLVQTILETIPSPVYTEGAPLQAHVTNLDASPFLGRLALCRVREGEIVKGSQVAWCRKDGSVERVKITELLVNEALDRVSADSAGPGDIIAVAGIPDITIGETLADPEDPRPLPLITVDEPALSMTIGANTSPLVGRVRGSKVTARLVKDRLETELVGNVSLRVLPTERPDAWEVQGRGELALAVLVETMRREGYELTVGKPQVVTREVEGKVHEPVERLTIDCPEEYLGAVTQLLAVRKGRMEHMTNHGSGWIRMEFVVPARGLIGFRTDFLTETRGTGLAHHVFDRYEPWFGELRTRRSGSLVADRTGVATSYAMFNLQERGTLFVEPGTEVYEGMIVGENSRPDDMDVNITKEKKLTNVRSSTADELERLIPPRRLSLEQALEFCRDDECVEVTAAAVRLRKVVLNATERARTAARRKHSQP, encoded by the coding sequence ATGCCCATGCGCAGTCGCGACGATCTCCGTAACGTCGCTATCGTCGCCCACGTCGATCACGGCAAGACCACTCTTGTCGACGCCATGCTCTGGCAGTCCGGCGTTTTCCGCGCCAACCAGGACGTGGCCGATCGAGTTCTCGATTCCGGCGACCTGGAGCGTGAGAAAGGCATCACGATCCTCGCCAAGAACACCGCGGTGCGATGGGGCGAGACCACCATCAACATCATCGACACGCCCGGCCACGCCGACTTCGGCGGTGAGGTGGAGCGCGGCCTGTCGATGGTTGACGGGGTAGTGCTGCTGGTCGATGCCAGCGAGGGACCGCTGCCGCAAACCCGGTTCGTGCTGCGCAAGGCTCTGGCCGCCGGCCTGCCGATCGTTCTCGTGGTCAACAAGACCGACCGGCCGGACGCGCGGATCGCCGAGGTCGTGGAAGAGTCCTACGACCTCGTGCTCGACCTCGCCGAAGACATCGCCGGGGACGCATTGGGGACGATGCTCGACTTTCCGGTGGTCTATGCGTGCGCCCGCGACGGCAAGGCCTCTCTCGAGCGGCCGGCCGACGGCGCGGTGCCGGACTCCGAAGACCTCGGGCCACTTGTGCAGACCATTCTCGAGACGATCCCGTCGCCGGTCTACACCGAAGGCGCGCCGCTGCAGGCCCATGTGACCAACCTCGACGCATCGCCGTTCCTCGGCAGGTTGGCGCTGTGCCGGGTCCGAGAAGGCGAGATCGTGAAGGGTTCGCAGGTCGCATGGTGCCGGAAAGACGGTAGCGTCGAACGGGTCAAGATCACTGAACTGCTCGTCAACGAAGCGCTGGACCGTGTTTCAGCCGACTCCGCCGGCCCGGGCGATATCATTGCCGTGGCCGGGATTCCGGACATCACCATCGGTGAGACGCTGGCTGATCCCGAAGATCCGCGGCCGTTGCCGCTCATCACGGTCGACGAGCCCGCGCTGTCCATGACCATCGGAGCGAATACGTCGCCCTTGGTGGGCCGCGTTCGCGGGTCGAAGGTCACCGCCCGGCTGGTCAAAGACCGACTCGAGACCGAACTCGTCGGTAACGTGTCGCTGCGGGTGCTGCCCACCGAGCGTCCCGACGCCTGGGAGGTGCAGGGTCGCGGTGAGCTCGCGCTGGCGGTGCTCGTGGAGACCATGCGCCGGGAAGGGTACGAGCTCACGGTCGGCAAGCCGCAGGTGGTGACCCGTGAGGTCGAAGGCAAGGTGCACGAGCCGGTAGAGCGGCTGACAATCGACTGTCCGGAAGAGTATCTCGGCGCCGTCACGCAGCTGCTTGCGGTCCGCAAGGGGCGTATGGAACACATGACCAACCACGGATCCGGGTGGATCCGGATGGAGTTCGTCGTTCCGGCTCGTGGTCTGATCGGCTTCCGCACCGACTTCCTGACCGAGACTCGTGGGACCGGGCTCGCGCACCATGTCTTCGACCGGTATGAGCCGTGGTTCGGCGAGCTGCGTACTCGCCGCTCCGGATCGCTGGTCGCCGACCGTACCGGCGTGGCGACGTCGTATGCGATGTTCAACCTCCAGGAGCGCGGCACCCTGTTCGTCGAACCCGGGACAGAGGTCTACGAGGGAATGATCGTCGGCGAGAACTCCCGGCCTGACGATATGGATGTCAACATCACAAAGGAGAAGAAACTGACAAATGTCCGTTCTTCTACCGCGGACGAACTGGAGCGTTTGATTCCACCACGCCGGCTCTCGCTCGAACAGGCGCTAGAGTTCTGCCGTGACGATGAATGTGTGGAAGTCACCGCGGCAGCTGTGCGCTTGCGGAAGGTGGTTTTGAACGCTACGGAGCGAGCACGTACCGCTGCGCGACGGAAACACTCTCAGCCCTAA
- a CDS encoding BCCT family transporter: MAPGGVTPWVFYPSIIVIGLAVIVTMVWPDDAGEALGTIQENIVGGFGWYYVLIVAVFVVFALWMGLSRFGDIKLGKDDDPPDFSLMAWFAMLFAAGMGIGLVFWGAAEPLMHYDTPKPGTDGGEAIGPDGHGMEGIGAEGADLAGQAMATTFLHWGFHAWAIYVVVGLALAYAIHRKGRPVSIRWALEPLLGAERVKGWLGDLIDTVAVIGTVFGVATSLGLGVSQIGAGLVSMGVVDESTNTVMVILIVIITAIATVSVVSGVGKGIKWLSNFNLGLAAIFLVVLLILGPTLFFLRDFVQSFGTYLQEVLPATFDTSAYTEDAGQSWQGAWTTFYWGWWISWAPFVGVFIARISKGRTIREFVAGVLIVPTTVTFLWFAVLGGGALHRQLYGDGGLVNRDEEGAFDRVISENVLFNFLDDLPLSGILTVTVVVLVAIFFITSSDSGSLVVDMLASGGNPEPPIWSRVLFCVLEGAVAAGLLLAGGLGALQTGAIIMALPFSVVMLAMCVATYRSLKAEYRVLQAAERRSRREELQRHVSAHVTGDLTENFDDHFGDQVDERIDHALEEIGVAGNGEESQQSRRDDDDPQRPRPTRA, from the coding sequence ATGGCACCGGGCGGGGTGACGCCGTGGGTCTTCTACCCGTCGATCATCGTGATTGGTCTCGCCGTCATCGTGACCATGGTCTGGCCCGACGATGCCGGTGAGGCTCTTGGCACCATCCAGGAGAACATCGTCGGCGGGTTCGGCTGGTACTACGTGCTCATCGTGGCCGTCTTCGTCGTATTCGCGCTCTGGATGGGACTGAGCCGGTTCGGGGACATCAAACTGGGCAAAGACGACGACCCGCCGGACTTCAGCCTGATGGCCTGGTTCGCCATGCTCTTCGCCGCCGGCATGGGGATCGGCCTAGTCTTCTGGGGCGCGGCGGAACCACTGATGCACTACGACACCCCCAAGCCCGGCACCGACGGTGGCGAAGCCATCGGCCCGGACGGTCACGGCATGGAGGGTATCGGTGCTGAGGGTGCCGATCTCGCGGGCCAGGCCATGGCCACGACCTTCTTGCACTGGGGCTTCCACGCCTGGGCCATCTACGTGGTGGTCGGGCTGGCGCTGGCGTACGCCATCCACCGCAAGGGACGTCCGGTTTCCATCCGGTGGGCGCTGGAGCCCTTGCTCGGCGCGGAGCGGGTCAAGGGCTGGCTGGGCGATCTGATCGATACCGTCGCGGTCATCGGGACGGTCTTCGGCGTCGCCACCTCGCTGGGCCTCGGCGTCAGCCAGATCGGCGCCGGCCTGGTGTCGATGGGGGTCGTGGACGAGTCGACCAACACGGTGATGGTCATTCTGATCGTCATCATCACCGCCATCGCCACGGTGTCGGTCGTGTCCGGCGTCGGCAAGGGCATCAAGTGGCTGTCGAATTTCAACCTGGGACTGGCGGCGATCTTCCTCGTCGTCCTGCTGATCCTCGGTCCGACTCTGTTCTTCCTGCGGGACTTCGTGCAGTCGTTCGGTACGTATTTGCAGGAGGTCCTCCCGGCGACGTTCGATACCAGCGCGTACACGGAGGACGCCGGGCAGTCCTGGCAAGGTGCCTGGACGACCTTCTACTGGGGCTGGTGGATCTCCTGGGCGCCCTTCGTCGGTGTGTTCATCGCGCGCATCTCGAAGGGCCGCACCATCCGTGAGTTCGTCGCGGGTGTGCTGATCGTGCCCACCACGGTGACCTTCCTCTGGTTCGCGGTTCTGGGCGGTGGCGCCCTGCACCGGCAGCTCTACGGCGACGGCGGCCTCGTGAACCGGGACGAGGAGGGCGCCTTCGACCGGGTGATCTCCGAGAACGTCCTGTTCAACTTCCTCGACGACCTGCCGCTCAGCGGGATCTTGACAGTGACCGTCGTGGTGCTGGTGGCAATCTTCTTCATCACGTCGTCGGACTCCGGTTCACTGGTCGTCGACATGCTCGCCTCCGGCGGGAACCCCGAGCCGCCGATCTGGAGCCGGGTGCTGTTCTGTGTGCTGGAAGGCGCCGTTGCGGCCGGCCTTCTCCTGGCTGGTGGCCTCGGCGCCCTGCAGACCGGCGCGATCATCATGGCGTTGCCGTTCAGCGTGGTCATGCTCGCGATGTGCGTCGCCACGTACCGGTCGCTGAAGGCTGAGTACCGGGTTCTGCAGGCGGCCGAACGGCGCTCTCGGCGCGAGGAACTGCAACGCCACGTGAGTGCGCATGTGACCGGTGATCTCACCGAGAACTTCGACGATCATTTCGGCGACCAGGTCGACGAGCGCATCGACCATGCACTGGAAGAAATCGGTGTGGCCGGAAACGGCGAGGAGTCCCAGCAGAGTCGACGCGACGACGACGATCCCCAACGTCCTAGGCCAACCCGCGCCTAG
- a CDS encoding peptide ABC transporter substrate-binding protein: MGWSARGAVLGVGIVILSACGADSDPAGDGSSSVSVRGCNPQSPLVPAWTAESCGGQVVDQLFSKLVRYHPETAEPVNEIAASIESDDNQTWVVTLEEGWTFHNGEAITAHSFVDAWNWAAYAPNGAVNSRFFQAIEGYDELQPSDLDEDEFSGGEITPDMVREEEMSGLQVDDDMKFTVTLSQPESSFPLRLGYVAYAPLPEEFFADPEAYGDAPVGSGPFQFAEWVPGAEIRLEAYPGYQGAGRPQIDEVIFRIYQDDTAAYGDLQADNLDIMPHLPSSALADDAYRSDLGDRFVEREALVVSKVTFAPESVDPALADPRLRQAISMAIDRDAIIDNIFHGTREPATGWVSPGVEGYEPDVCGEYCTFQPDRARELLEEAGGYSDTLTLTYNADGENRPWVDATCNSIHNTLGIECVGVPVADFGTFRTKIQAREIGGIFRNVWQADYPSIESFLGPVYSTGAPSNDGDFSDPEFDELIGEAASMQGDDAIDRYNAAESLLSSGMPSIPLWYASTVAGYSTRVDHVEITPFQSVDLLNVTLR, from the coding sequence ATGGGCTGGTCTGCTCGCGGTGCGGTGCTCGGGGTTGGCATCGTGATTCTGAGTGCGTGCGGTGCCGACAGCGATCCTGCCGGGGACGGTTCGAGTTCGGTCTCGGTCAGGGGGTGCAACCCTCAGAGCCCTCTGGTCCCCGCCTGGACGGCGGAGTCGTGCGGTGGTCAGGTTGTCGACCAGCTCTTCTCCAAGCTGGTGCGATACCACCCGGAGACCGCCGAGCCGGTGAACGAGATCGCGGCATCCATCGAGTCGGACGACAACCAGACGTGGGTCGTCACGCTCGAAGAGGGCTGGACCTTTCACAACGGCGAGGCCATTACCGCGCATAGTTTCGTCGACGCGTGGAATTGGGCGGCCTACGCACCCAATGGTGCGGTGAACTCTCGGTTCTTTCAGGCTATCGAAGGATATGACGAACTACAGCCCAGCGACCTGGACGAGGATGAATTCTCCGGCGGCGAGATAACGCCAGATATGGTCCGCGAAGAAGAAATGTCTGGGTTACAGGTGGACGACGACATGAAGTTTACTGTCACCCTCTCCCAACCGGAGTCGTCATTTCCGTTAAGGCTCGGTTACGTGGCGTACGCGCCGCTACCGGAAGAATTCTTTGCCGATCCGGAAGCATACGGAGATGCGCCAGTCGGCTCCGGGCCGTTCCAATTCGCCGAATGGGTACCTGGTGCGGAGATCCGGCTCGAAGCCTACCCGGGATATCAAGGAGCGGGCCGGCCGCAAATCGACGAAGTGATCTTCAGGATCTATCAGGACGACACGGCGGCGTACGGCGATCTGCAGGCCGACAATCTCGACATCATGCCGCACTTGCCGTCTTCGGCGTTGGCGGACGACGCCTACCGCAGCGACCTCGGTGATCGTTTCGTGGAGCGGGAGGCGCTGGTTGTCAGCAAGGTGACATTCGCGCCGGAGTCGGTCGATCCCGCCCTGGCGGATCCGCGTCTGCGGCAGGCCATTTCGATGGCCATTGACCGGGATGCCATCATCGACAACATTTTTCACGGCACCCGCGAGCCCGCCACCGGTTGGGTGTCGCCCGGAGTCGAAGGTTACGAGCCGGACGTGTGCGGAGAGTACTGCACCTTCCAGCCCGACCGCGCGCGTGAGTTGCTGGAAGAGGCCGGAGGCTACTCGGACACCTTGACGCTGACGTACAACGCCGACGGCGAGAACAGGCCATGGGTCGACGCCACCTGCAACAGCATCCACAACACGCTCGGCATCGAGTGTGTCGGAGTGCCCGTAGCCGATTTCGGCACCTTCCGGACGAAGATCCAAGCGCGCGAGATCGGCGGGATATTCCGGAATGTCTGGCAAGCGGACTATCCGAGCATCGAGAGTTTTCTCGGCCCGGTCTATTCGACCGGTGCGCCTTCCAACGACGGCGACTTCAGCGACCCGGAGTTCGACGAGCTCATCGGCGAGGCGGCATCGATGCAGGGCGACGACGCGATCGACCGGTACAACGCCGCGGAGTCATTACTGTCTTCGGGAATGCCGTCCATACCGCTGTGGTACGCGAGCACCGTCGCCGGCTATTCGACACGTGTGGACCACGTCGAGATCACCCCGTTCCAGAGCGTCGACCTGCTCAACGTGACGCTCAGGTAG